In Rutidosis leptorrhynchoides isolate AG116_Rl617_1_P2 chromosome 2, CSIRO_AGI_Rlap_v1, whole genome shotgun sequence, one genomic interval encodes:
- the LOC139891536 gene encoding putative gamma-glutamylcyclotransferase At3g02910 has protein sequence MTIGGKTVNAQKQTLIYSYGTLKKGFSNHKLMQDLISKNDAVFIGNFVTELRLPLVCGPHGVPFLLNLPDTSRHRVRGELYSVSDSGLQRLDVLEGITLGHYERLPITIRPDNCDSGDGDRKTMVEAEAYFAHRSFAEDMWRRSGQVGFESFNHDVAKGYVRRDLRPKDMSFREQITLFCSSN, from the coding sequence ATGACGATCGGGGGTAAAACCGTAAATGCACAAAAACAGACGCTAATTTACTCTTACGGAACTCTAAAAAAAGGCTTCTCTAATCACaaattaatgcaagacctgatctCGAAAAACGACGCCGTATTCATCGGTAATTTCGTCACCGAGCTCCGTCTTCCACTCGTCTGCGGTCCACACGGCGTTCCGTTTCTCCTCAACTTACCTGACACGTCACGCCACCGTGTCCGCGGTGAATTGTACTCCGTTTCTGATTCTGGCCTTCAACGTCTTGATGTACTTGAAGGCATTACCCTAGGTCATTACGAACGGCTTCCGATCACCATTCGGCCGGATAATTGTGATTCCGGTGACGGTGACCGGAAAACGATGGTTGAGGCTGAGGCATATTTTGCACACCGGAGCTTTGCCGAGGATATGTGGCGGAGAAGTGGACAGGTAGGATTTGAATCGTTTAATCATGATGTTGCTAAAGGATATGTACGGAGGGATTTGAGGCCGAAGGATATGAGTTTTCGTGAGCAGATTACGTTGTTTTGTTCGTCGAATTGA